The following coding sequences lie in one Tichowtungia aerotolerans genomic window:
- a CDS encoding thrombospondin type 3 repeat-containing protein, whose amino-acid sequence MMNKTSCLTCLISLICYLAFESQAALTMNIDTNNAEFYFTGSDTGYPDDGNLSWSTAGWIDGEDIGGEIENIMTLFDFSDNATTYFDELEVVDSGIEIAFFMSSGGNQLTVTGKGSLVRLSYATLTDSEKHIFENQTLIPVEDGSGFSSIVVLKVTGADSPDSDNDGLSDLEESARGTNPNNPDTDGDGFPDGFEVDNGYSPISSDSILTDYIREHGEDFNLYSSNIVLNVAVGELLVSCSNQTAQLKIQLEQSEDLQAWTNAADAVQWSLSVDADKKFFKVKAQK is encoded by the coding sequence ATGATGAATAAAACCTCATGCCTCACCTGCCTAATAAGCTTAATTTGCTACCTTGCATTCGAGTCCCAAGCCGCATTAACGATGAATATAGACACAAATAATGCAGAGTTTTATTTTACAGGAAGTGACACTGGGTATCCTGACGATGGAAACTTGTCATGGAGTACTGCGGGATGGATTGACGGGGAAGACATCGGAGGTGAAATTGAAAACATAATGACCCTTTTTGATTTTTCAGATAACGCAACCACGTATTTTGATGAGCTAGAGGTCGTGGATAGCGGAATTGAGATTGCTTTTTTTATGTCATCTGGAGGGAATCAACTTACAGTAACTGGCAAAGGCTCTCTTGTTCGACTTAGTTACGCCACCTTAACCGATTCCGAAAAACATATTTTTGAAAACCAGACACTCATTCCTGTTGAAGATGGAAGTGGATTTTCTTCGATAGTGGTTCTGAAAGTGACCGGCGCCGATAGTCCTGACAGTGATAACGATGGATTGAGTGATCTTGAAGAATCAGCTCGCGGTACAAACCCAAATAACCCTGACACAGATGGAGATGGCTTCCCAGACGGATTTGAGGTCGATAACGGATACTCTCCAATCTCCTCAGATTCAATTCTGACAGATTACATCAGAGAGCATGGTGAAGATTTCAACTTATATTCATCTAACATTGTTTTAAATGTTGCCGTTGGTGAATTGCTTGTTTCCTGTTCAAACCAAACGGCACAGCTTAAAATTCAACTTGAGCAATCGGAAGACCTTCAAGCATGGACAAATGCCGCTGATGCGGTTCAATGGTCATTGTCGGTAGATGCCGACAAGAAGTTCTTCAAAGTAAAAGCGCAAAAATAA
- a CDS encoding glycosyl hydrolase family 28-related protein: MSRFSVSVLLLTAGLSLWAQDWNPPVDLVYEEGDGIYMLMYGTSREEPAFTDKMNAALALPYIKGIAYYQQWNELETGQDQFEWRQLDNAFNAVKQHGKKIIIGMQAGVMSPQWLIDRADVECIDFVHGNVGWSEWSTMMWEVPVGSDTYKVSRMPLPWGAVYNARLDNALLKIALRYGDESCIAFVNVCGPSVSGGVEVNFNVNWNASRAVDFNFDSNLAYTSTKYIDAWKRSIDAHLQIFSNATVGVGLHNATGSQGYENGTVVSYSSEQQMDAAEEIRDYFLQRHVAEKGVWGVVRNCGLSDSVSLWGDPDRIDDKPSSNFTALQWDVRDSAFVGYESGTVSSLNGTDGVPRTAEEFETLIRNGITGYGRHLEIKVPDIVNNPYPHTAYVPYQPVLEEAARILSNTRIDRAVINSAVTGNADWNSEIWGDPTNAPFAGNDYIHDDSSSANLLGLGDYGPFAGDSLQLDSGAVLYNKGSGDLGGTLILNGGRWDTRTYGTAVVGGDIEVTANSTVLLVDGSLQWTGGLSSASNVVLTLQNFKYAGNRMIVGASDDGFLGTFYVPDSGQLEPWTIQFNSSFTNAVLALPGQKNDAALAAVYCLTNHIAFRQVQMPDGQGGLVDLAPGTYDAIALEVAGVSTNYFVDQGGCVTVAGITSPEPYSYASWAVSLGLGADSANEDSDGDGVVNLVEYALGDDFAALPAIGSDGGTVTFSHLRRTNDAWLKYNVQTTTNLVTGDWTNAFVSVIATNPAAGDFESIVYSISTGGPARFVRLVIDADGQQAVVVPTDYDLNSVTAYGAQGNGVSDDTVAIQSAINARTAKGGGLVWFPAGTYNISSPLTVTRRISLLGEPGSRIVAQSSMSGMVQTPDNEGGVVTIENLVFDGGADQGVTIDCALDLQDFLSGRIAHVTITNATGDGIYSRWTGTFEESWVNWFVNLDIAVQGYALRLGSSDSYIDGVHVNGGLGIREELYSGNLYRNCVIENCTTGLSVSNVLGSALSLAVTDCSFLNNTEYGVAFEHDTAFDSFASLDRCRFDGNGAADVLLVNCNRVAFRDNDFRTPSPVSGQHIETQGSTDYLALTDNRFAAGTQAAPGTSSQSVSNLFGVTAWPDDAGAGARTDSIQMPEVGDVLDVKAYGAVGNGSADDTAALQAALDAARPGDTVYLPIGGYKIIEPLRLENSGITLLGVGFGNVGSKIVAGTNLTAMLVTPVPVSGVRMAKLLFVGRSDLGYSVDHAVYLSRMTDSVFDRVRFDLVSGNALVMGFDSARNIVRNCNVHHPGGWAAVLQGRDCVIDSSYMSGGLGVSISGAGGHQILNTHIDHADVAGLAFTDPTRSSTDVLVRNCYFDLNEKAVSFDYDAVHAAAVRIENSLFRVNYTDLYLRNGSDVSLESSACRVRTETVHLQSAGTVDGLRIIGNVFERSVSVPGAGSLVYGNIVP; this comes from the coding sequence ATGAGCAGATTTTCAGTCAGCGTGTTGTTGTTAACCGCCGGTTTGAGCCTTTGGGCACAGGACTGGAATCCGCCGGTCGATCTTGTTTATGAAGAGGGTGACGGCATTTATATGCTCATGTACGGCACTTCCCGTGAGGAGCCGGCCTTTACTGATAAAATGAATGCGGCGCTGGCTCTCCCGTACATTAAAGGGATTGCCTATTACCAGCAGTGGAACGAACTGGAGACGGGTCAGGATCAGTTTGAATGGCGGCAGTTGGACAACGCCTTTAATGCGGTCAAACAGCACGGGAAGAAGATCATTATCGGCATGCAGGCCGGGGTGATGTCGCCGCAGTGGCTGATTGACCGTGCGGATGTGGAATGCATTGATTTTGTCCACGGTAATGTCGGATGGAGCGAGTGGTCCACCATGATGTGGGAGGTGCCAGTCGGCTCTGATACCTATAAAGTCAGCCGCATGCCGCTTCCGTGGGGCGCGGTTTACAATGCGCGGCTCGACAATGCCCTCTTGAAGATTGCGTTGCGTTATGGCGACGAATCGTGCATTGCGTTTGTGAACGTGTGCGGTCCGTCGGTCAGCGGCGGAGTGGAGGTGAATTTTAATGTGAACTGGAATGCCTCCCGGGCGGTGGATTTCAATTTCGATTCCAATCTGGCGTATACTTCCACGAAATATATTGATGCCTGGAAGCGCAGCATTGATGCGCACCTGCAGATTTTCAGCAATGCAACGGTCGGGGTTGGGCTGCACAATGCTACCGGATCGCAGGGCTATGAAAACGGTACGGTTGTTTCGTACAGTTCGGAACAGCAGATGGATGCGGCGGAAGAAATCCGGGACTATTTCCTGCAGCGGCATGTTGCTGAAAAAGGTGTGTGGGGTGTGGTGCGTAACTGCGGTTTAAGCGACAGTGTCAGCCTGTGGGGTGATCCGGACCGGATCGACGATAAGCCTTCGAGCAATTTTACTGCGTTGCAGTGGGACGTGCGTGATTCCGCTTTTGTCGGATATGAAAGTGGGACGGTCAGTTCGCTCAACGGTACGGACGGCGTGCCGCGCACGGCGGAAGAGTTTGAAACGCTGATCCGCAACGGCATCACCGGGTACGGCCGTCATCTTGAAATCAAAGTGCCGGATATCGTTAACAATCCGTACCCCCACACTGCGTATGTTCCTTATCAGCCGGTGCTGGAAGAGGCGGCGCGGATCCTGAGCAATACACGCATCGACCGGGCGGTGATCAATTCCGCTGTGACCGGCAATGCGGACTGGAATTCAGAAATCTGGGGTGATCCAACCAATGCCCCGTTTGCCGGTAACGATTATATTCATGATGATTCTTCGAGTGCCAACCTCTTGGGGCTGGGCGATTACGGACCGTTTGCCGGTGATTCTCTTCAACTCGATTCCGGCGCGGTGCTGTATAACAAAGGCAGCGGCGATCTGGGCGGAACCTTGATTCTGAATGGCGGACGCTGGGATACGCGGACGTATGGGACGGCCGTTGTAGGCGGAGACATTGAGGTGACCGCGAACTCGACGGTCCTGCTGGTGGACGGAAGTCTGCAGTGGACCGGCGGCTTATCCAGCGCATCGAATGTTGTGCTGACGCTTCAGAACTTTAAATATGCCGGGAACCGGATGATTGTCGGTGCTTCGGACGACGGATTCCTCGGAACTTTTTATGTCCCCGACAGCGGGCAGCTTGAGCCTTGGACCATTCAGTTCAACTCCAGCTTTACGAATGCTGTGTTGGCGTTGCCGGGGCAGAAAAACGATGCGGCGCTGGCGGCGGTTTATTGTTTGACCAATCACATCGCATTTAGACAGGTGCAGATGCCGGACGGGCAGGGCGGTCTGGTGGACCTGGCGCCGGGAACGTATGACGCCATTGCGCTTGAGGTGGCCGGGGTTTCAACGAATTATTTTGTCGATCAGGGAGGATGCGTTACGGTGGCAGGAATCACGTCGCCCGAGCCGTACAGCTACGCCAGTTGGGCAGTCAGCCTCGGGCTGGGCGCAGATTCCGCAAATGAAGATTCCGACGGCGACGGTGTCGTCAATCTGGTTGAGTATGCGCTGGGCGACGACTTCGCCGCACTGCCTGCCATCGGGTCGGACGGGGGGACAGTAACCTTTTCGCACCTCCGGCGCACCAATGATGCCTGGCTGAAATATAATGTGCAGACCACAACCAATCTTGTTACGGGCGACTGGACCAACGCCTTTGTTTCCGTCATTGCAACCAATCCGGCGGCCGGGGATTTTGAATCGATCGTCTATTCAATTTCGACGGGCGGGCCTGCCCGGTTTGTGCGGCTGGTGATTGACGCCGACGGGCAGCAGGCGGTTGTGGTTCCAACTGATTATGACCTGAATTCAGTCACCGCGTACGGTGCGCAGGGCAATGGTGTAAGCGATGATACCGTCGCCATCCAGTCGGCCATCAATGCCAGGACCGCCAAGGGCGGCGGCCTCGTCTGGTTCCCGGCAGGCACCTACAATATTTCATCGCCGCTTACGGTAACCAGGCGCATCAGCCTGCTGGGAGAGCCGGGCAGCAGGATTGTCGCGCAGTCGAGTATGTCCGGTATGGTGCAGACGCCGGATAATGAAGGCGGCGTGGTAACGATCGAAAATCTGGTGTTCGACGGCGGGGCCGATCAGGGCGTTACGATAGATTGTGCTTTGGACCTGCAGGATTTCCTGTCGGGACGCATAGCCCATGTAACCATCACGAACGCAACAGGTGACGGCATTTATTCGCGCTGGACCGGAACGTTCGAAGAGTCATGGGTCAACTGGTTCGTCAACCTGGATATTGCCGTGCAGGGCTATGCGCTGCGGCTGGGCTCGAGCGATTCCTATATTGATGGGGTTCATGTGAACGGCGGTCTGGGCATTCGCGAAGAGCTTTATTCGGGCAACCTCTACCGCAACTGCGTGATCGAAAACTGCACCACCGGCCTGAGTGTTTCAAACGTCCTGGGGTCGGCTCTTTCCCTTGCGGTAACCGACTGTTCGTTCCTGAACAACACGGAATATGGCGTGGCGTTTGAGCACGACACCGCCTTCGATTCCTTTGCGTCGCTTGATCGCTGCCGGTTTGACGGAAACGGGGCGGCGGATGTTCTGCTTGTAAACTGCAACAGAGTTGCTTTCCGGGATAATGATTTCAGGACACCTTCGCCGGTTTCCGGTCAGCATATCGAGACGCAGGGATCGACGGATTATCTTGCCCTCACGGATAACCGGTTTGCCGCTGGAACCCAGGCTGCTCCCGGGACTTCTTCGCAGTCGGTCAGTAATCTCTTCGGTGTAACTGCGTGGCCGGATGATGCCGGCGCGGGGGCGCGAACGGATTCAATCCAGATGCCGGAGGTCGGTGACGTTCTGGATGTTAAGGCGTATGGAGCCGTCGGGAATGGATCGGCCGATGATACCGCCGCGCTACAGGCCGCGCTCGATGCCGCCCGGCCGGGCGACACGGTCTATTTGCCGATCGGCGGCTATAAAATCATCGAACCGCTTCGGCTGGAAAACAGCGGGATCACCTTGCTGGGAGTTGGATTCGGCAATGTCGGTTCAAAAATTGTTGCGGGAACCAACCTGACTGCAATGCTGGTGACCCCGGTGCCGGTATCCGGTGTCCGAATGGCAAAACTTCTTTTTGTCGGTCGGTCGGACCTTGGGTATTCAGTTGATCACGCCGTTTATCTTTCCCGGATGACCGACAGCGTATTCGATCGGGTACGGTTTGATCTGGTCTCCGGAAATGCGCTGGTGATGGGGTTCGATTCTGCGCGCAATATTGTGCGGAACTGCAACGTCCACCACCCGGGCGGCTGGGCGGCCGTTTTGCAGGGACGCGACTGCGTCATCGACAGCAGTTATATGAGCGGCGGCCTCGGCGTCAGTATTTCCGGAGCGGGCGGGCATCAGATTCTGAATACGCACATCGATCATGCGGACGTTGCCGGGCTGGCATTCACCGATCCGACGCGCAGCAGCACCGATGTGCTGGTTCGGAACTGCTATTTCGACCTGAATGAAAAAGCGGTTTCTTTCGATTACGACGCTGTGCACGCCGCGGCTGTGCGAATTGAAAACTCGCTGTTCAGGGTTAATTACACCGATTTGTATCTGCGCAATGGTTCCGATGTATCGCTTGAAAGTTCGGCCTGCCGGGTACGCACGGAAACGGTTCACCTGCAGTCTGCCGGAACCGTTGACGGATTGCGGATTATCGGGAATGTATTTGAGAGAAGTGTTTCGGTTCCGGGGGCAGGCTCACTGGTTTATGGAAACATCGTTCCGTAA
- a CDS encoding family 78 glycoside hydrolase catalytic domain yields the protein MSAEQTFQILTAPGSIEPDSHFYFRGRFSLAEPGAVRIKLLAANWFEAWLDKAWLAEGPSRFDLAHPEFRYLEKELPAGEHLLAFHVHYQGVETRLMPLETPMFVFAEIEGVEIDWSFLPLDEAYRKTGRRLDCILGWTEWCRTDKLPAGWRERSFDDSAWQQPVARAWTKPIENFQCLEIGEIRHVDLRPEQIGEGVLVNMSMFTHDPTAGFMARHLDDKSLPPQGKWFRFDLGKVRLGRPSVTVTAPSGSVVQMAYAESLTHGRVSPYISSSAGDLQTCNLDHFVLRGGTQTVKPLHPKGGRFVEVHIFGDEIADVDVVFEERVYYPDPPEGSFSCSDELLNRIWTVGVETLRSCSEDAITDNPTRERGQWLGDAVGAGMDILACSYSDMRPLKRGLIQAAQCAADDGLIPAVFPGTLSFLPSFSVQWVAAVPHYVELSGDFQTLEKLYPAAVANIRSFDSDLSDDGLCMNPTRWNFIDWGYRGSSTGFTDEDEHYVEMDPALSLFYLKALQALIRWAELLGNPDDVAQWKDEEQAFRLKVDRFLKTVDGNPADWEKIGYHAAALALGSGLLAEPERRAACVNYIKQHILSCFPNRPDAPRLYDTTVEASQLITPFFAHHVFPPLIEAGEMEFALEQFRVCWGYWLDAGLTTWPEVFDLRWSHCHQWSGCPTWILSRYVLGLHPRYDLGNDHYDLRLEPGGLDRASGTIPVPYSDKTVSVSWKRTDAGIDYGLTASSPIVLHCPDGKMIQVASEYQSLI from the coding sequence GTGTCAGCTGAACAGACATTTCAGATTTTGACGGCACCCGGTTCCATTGAGCCGGACAGCCACTTCTATTTTCGTGGACGGTTTTCGCTGGCGGAGCCGGGAGCTGTGCGGATAAAACTGCTTGCAGCGAACTGGTTTGAAGCGTGGCTCGATAAAGCCTGGCTGGCGGAAGGCCCTTCCCGTTTCGATCTGGCCCATCCCGAGTTCCGATATTTGGAAAAAGAACTTCCGGCAGGCGAGCATCTCCTGGCATTTCATGTGCATTATCAGGGCGTCGAAACCCGGCTGATGCCGCTCGAGACGCCGATGTTTGTTTTCGCTGAAATCGAAGGCGTGGAAATCGACTGGTCATTTCTTCCGCTCGATGAGGCCTATCGCAAAACCGGTCGACGGCTCGACTGTATTCTCGGCTGGACCGAATGGTGCCGCACCGACAAGCTGCCCGCGGGGTGGCGCGAACGTTCCTTTGACGATTCCGCCTGGCAGCAGCCCGTTGCCAGAGCCTGGACAAAACCGATTGAAAATTTCCAATGTCTGGAAATCGGGGAGATCCGGCATGTTGACCTCCGCCCGGAACAGATCGGCGAGGGCGTGCTGGTTAATATGAGCATGTTTACGCACGACCCGACCGCCGGGTTTATGGCGCGCCACCTCGATGATAAGAGTCTGCCCCCGCAGGGTAAATGGTTTCGTTTTGATTTGGGAAAGGTGCGGCTGGGCCGCCCTTCCGTTACCGTTACCGCTCCATCCGGAAGCGTGGTGCAGATGGCCTATGCCGAGAGCCTGACGCATGGGCGGGTCAGTCCCTACATCAGCTCCAGTGCCGGGGATCTTCAGACCTGCAATCTTGACCATTTTGTGCTGCGCGGCGGCACGCAGACCGTGAAACCGTTGCACCCCAAAGGCGGCCGGTTTGTTGAGGTGCATATTTTTGGCGATGAGATCGCGGATGTGGATGTTGTTTTTGAAGAGCGGGTCTACTATCCGGATCCGCCGGAAGGCTCGTTTTCGTGCAGCGATGAATTGCTCAACCGCATCTGGACCGTCGGTGTGGAAACACTGCGCAGCTGTTCGGAGGATGCCATTACAGACAATCCGACCCGCGAGCGCGGGCAGTGGCTCGGTGATGCGGTCGGTGCGGGGATGGATATTCTGGCCTGCAGCTATTCCGACATGCGCCCGTTGAAGCGTGGGCTGATTCAGGCTGCGCAGTGCGCTGCCGACGACGGGCTGATTCCCGCCGTTTTCCCGGGAACGCTGTCGTTCCTGCCGTCTTTCTCCGTGCAGTGGGTTGCCGCGGTACCGCACTATGTGGAATTGTCCGGTGATTTCCAAACCTTGGAAAAACTCTATCCGGCTGCGGTTGCCAACATTCGATCATTCGATTCAGATCTCAGCGATGACGGCCTCTGCATGAATCCGACCCGCTGGAATTTTATCGATTGGGGCTATCGCGGTTCTTCGACCGGTTTTACCGATGAGGATGAACACTACGTCGAAATGGACCCTGCGCTGAGCCTCTTTTATCTGAAGGCGCTGCAGGCGCTCATTCGCTGGGCAGAGCTGCTTGGAAATCCGGATGATGTAGCGCAATGGAAGGATGAAGAGCAGGCGTTTCGTTTGAAAGTGGACCGGTTTTTAAAAACGGTTGATGGGAATCCTGCCGATTGGGAAAAGATCGGGTACCATGCGGCGGCACTGGCTCTCGGCAGCGGCTTGCTTGCAGAGCCTGAACGTCGGGCCGCCTGCGTGAATTATATCAAGCAGCACATCCTGAGCTGTTTCCCCAACCGACCTGATGCGCCGCGGCTTTATGATACGACCGTGGAGGCGTCGCAGCTGATTACGCCGTTTTTTGCACATCATGTTTTTCCACCACTGATTGAAGCCGGGGAGATGGAATTTGCTTTGGAGCAGTTTCGTGTCTGTTGGGGATACTGGCTGGATGCAGGGTTAACGACCTGGCCGGAGGTGTTCGATCTGCGCTGGAGTCATTGTCATCAGTGGTCCGGCTGCCCGACATGGATTCTGTCCCGATACGTACTCGGCCTGCATCCGCGGTATGATCTGGGGAACGATCATTACGATCTGCGCCTTGAACCAGGCGGACTCGACCGCGCCTCCGGAACCATTCCGGTTCCCTACAGCGATAAAACGGTTTCTGTTTCATGGAAGAGAACCGATGCCGGAATTGACTACGGTCTGACTGCTTCTTCACCGATTGTACTTCATTGCCCTGATGGAAAGATGATTCAGGTTGCTTCGGAATATCAGAGCTTGATCTGA
- a CDS encoding sulfatase family protein, with the protein MKRLFTLKITAILCFAAGIAVAGHPNVVLIVADDLGYGDLSCYGGEGRIETPNCDRLAEEGCRFTQAYTAASVCTPARYSLLTGRYPWRTWLKKGVVGNTPALIDPDDFTIADLFKTAGYKTAAIGKWHIGFGDRGQKDLDWNADIPKGPCEIGFDTFFGMPVSHFYPPYVYIENRHVYNLDPADPLSLEWPKGGGMPVQHGGTAASYKQEEAGRELAQRACDFIVENCHPQTANPKPFFLYYAAIEPHTPFSPHPDYHGKSDAGLYGDFVMQFDDGVGRIFHTLEKQGIAENTIVILTSDNGGISVNNGHFKNNNIYYNPNVPLRGDKGDALEGGLRIPFLICWPGTVKPGMVSDEVICQTDLLAAFADLLDTPVPEGAAEDSRNILDALKGGKAPDEPIVLQSRAGFHALRQGEWIYLDVEHEGDYTSTGKGGTPGQLYKLSDDLHQDDNLYARHPERVRSMLRQLNQIRERSSY; encoded by the coding sequence ATGAAACGACTGTTCACGTTGAAAATAACGGCGATTCTGTGTTTTGCCGCTGGTATTGCTGTTGCAGGGCATCCCAATGTGGTGCTGATTGTGGCAGATGATCTGGGGTATGGCGATTTGAGCTGCTATGGCGGTGAGGGGCGCATTGAAACGCCGAACTGTGATCGATTGGCGGAGGAGGGCTGCCGCTTCACGCAGGCCTATACGGCGGCATCGGTCTGTACTCCGGCGCGCTACAGTTTGCTGACCGGCCGCTATCCGTGGCGGACCTGGCTCAAAAAAGGTGTGGTCGGCAATACGCCCGCGCTGATTGATCCGGATGATTTTACGATTGCGGACCTTTTTAAAACGGCCGGTTATAAAACGGCAGCCATCGGTAAGTGGCATATCGGCTTCGGCGACCGCGGGCAGAAAGATCTCGACTGGAATGCAGACATTCCGAAGGGGCCGTGTGAAATCGGATTCGACACCTTTTTCGGGATGCCGGTCAGTCATTTTTATCCACCGTATGTCTATATTGAAAATAGGCACGTTTACAACCTCGACCCCGCCGACCCGCTTTCTCTTGAATGGCCGAAGGGCGGCGGCATGCCGGTTCAGCACGGCGGCACAGCGGCCTCCTACAAGCAGGAAGAAGCCGGCCGTGAACTCGCGCAGAGAGCTTGTGACTTTATTGTCGAAAACTGCCACCCCCAAACTGCCAACCCCAAACCTTTTTTCCTTTATTATGCAGCGATTGAGCCGCACACGCCGTTCTCGCCGCATCCGGATTATCACGGCAAATCCGACGCCGGACTCTACGGCGATTTTGTGATGCAGTTTGACGACGGTGTCGGCCGCATTTTCCACACCTTGGAAAAACAGGGCATCGCCGAAAATACAATTGTAATTTTGACCAGCGACAATGGCGGAATTTCTGTAAACAACGGACATTTCAAGAATAACAATATTTATTATAACCCCAACGTGCCGCTGCGCGGCGATAAAGGCGATGCTCTGGAGGGCGGTTTGCGCATTCCATTCCTGATTTGCTGGCCGGGAACCGTGAAACCGGGGATGGTGTCGGATGAGGTGATCTGCCAAACCGATCTGCTGGCGGCGTTTGCCGATCTATTGGATACTCCTGTGCCCGAAGGCGCGGCGGAAGACAGTCGCAATATTCTGGATGCGCTCAAAGGCGGGAAGGCTCCTGACGAGCCGATTGTGCTGCAGAGCCGCGCCGGCTTCCATGCGCTTCGTCAGGGTGAATGGATCTACCTGGATGTCGAACACGAAGGCGACTACACCAGCACGGGAAAGGGCGGAACGCCGGGGCAGCTTTACAAACTTTCCGACGACCTGCATCAGGACGACAACCTGTATGCTCGGCACCCCGAACGGGTTCGTTCCATGCTGCGTCAGTTAAACCAGATCCGCGAACGCTCTTCTTATTGA
- a CDS encoding LacI family DNA-binding transcriptional regulator: MKVKLKDLAQMCGVDASTVSRAIKNDPRISKETTERVQEVARKMGYQPNLAARLLKQGHSHIFWFVVPALGTSIDWKIAERASIAAAQKGYDTAIAVHHGRQQDFDRLIDNMGSGLAAGAVINRRDIKDVSSVRRLLEMNFPVVFIDVPVTSVDVTVISSDNMAAASGLVERCLKEGVEEFIVLFARDKNPVELQRYNGVVQAATAAGIPVVDASPGGEGWKKLMDGQTRIGVLASSQDVVQDFLAENLQLFNDKQLVSGCFDDWQGEPSPSEKVIVAVQDYDGMADAALDHLFAALDGSASRPEPILPIAEYQVLNGRF; encoded by the coding sequence ATGAAGGTGAAGTTAAAAGATTTGGCGCAAATGTGCGGAGTGGATGCCTCGACGGTATCCCGGGCGATTAAAAACGATCCGCGTATCAGCAAGGAAACCACGGAGCGGGTACAGGAAGTGGCTCGCAAGATGGGCTATCAGCCCAATCTGGCAGCCCGTCTTTTAAAGCAGGGGCACTCTCACATTTTCTGGTTTGTGGTGCCGGCGCTGGGAACTTCCATTGACTGGAAGATCGCTGAACGCGCCAGTATTGCTGCTGCCCAGAAGGGCTATGACACTGCCATTGCTGTTCATCATGGACGGCAGCAGGACTTTGACCGGCTGATCGATAACATGGGGTCAGGTCTGGCTGCCGGGGCGGTGATTAATCGTCGCGACATCAAAGATGTTTCTTCTGTTCGACGGTTGCTGGAGATGAACTTTCCCGTGGTGTTTATTGATGTGCCGGTGACATCGGTGGATGTGACAGTGATTTCTTCAGATAACATGGCGGCGGCCTCGGGGCTGGTAGAGCGTTGTCTGAAAGAGGGCGTGGAAGAGTTTATTGTGCTTTTTGCTCGCGATAAGAATCCGGTTGAATTGCAGCGTTACAATGGCGTGGTGCAGGCGGCGACTGCTGCGGGGATTCCGGTGGTCGATGCGTCGCCGGGGGGCGAGGGCTGGAAAAAGCTGATGGATGGACAGACTCGAATTGGAGTGCTGGCATCTTCGCAGGATGTGGTTCAGGATTTTCTCGCCGAAAACCTGCAGCTGTTCAATGACAAACAGCTGGTATCGGGGTGTTTTGATGATTGGCAGGGCGAGCCCTCTCCGTCGGAGAAAGTGATTGTGGCGGTTCAGGATTATGACGGCATGGCCGATGCCGCCCTTGATCATCTTTTTGCCGCGCTGGATGGCAGTGCATCCCGCCCGGAGCCGATCTTGCCGATTGCGGAGTATCAGGTTCTCAACGGACGGTTTTGA
- a CDS encoding integron integrase — MASKILEESRDVMRRRRYSIHTEKSYIGWIKRYIKHFNMQSRDDLLEGERKVEEFLTHLAREEHVAPSTQNQALNALVFFYKHVLKQPMDDTINAERSAPRIKVPVVLTREEVARLLDGLSGTHLLISKLLYGCGLRISECLRLRVLDIDFEMKALTVRSGKGDKDRVTTFPPSLKEPLQVHLRRVKQLHERDLADGFGEVYLPHALARKYQNAPSEWKWQYVFPAKSRSKDPRSDNVRRHHLMPSPVNHAISVAVRTAGINKRVSAHTLRHSFATHLLQRGTDIRTIQSLLGHKDVQTTMIYTHVLQQGGSGVVSPLEDLK, encoded by the coding sequence ATGGCAAGTAAAATTCTTGAAGAGTCCCGGGATGTGATGCGCCGGCGACGCTATTCAATCCACACGGAGAAAAGCTACATCGGATGGATCAAGCGCTACATCAAGCATTTCAACATGCAGTCGCGCGACGATCTCCTAGAAGGGGAACGTAAAGTTGAAGAATTTTTAACTCATTTGGCCCGGGAAGAACATGTGGCACCATCCACCCAAAATCAGGCTCTTAATGCACTTGTCTTTTTCTACAAACACGTCCTGAAACAACCCATGGACGATACGATCAATGCCGAGCGATCTGCGCCCAGAATTAAAGTGCCCGTTGTGTTAACGCGGGAAGAGGTTGCGAGACTGCTCGATGGCCTGTCCGGCACGCACCTGCTGATCTCGAAACTGCTCTATGGATGCGGACTGCGAATCTCGGAGTGTCTGCGCCTGCGGGTTCTGGATATTGATTTTGAGATGAAAGCGTTGACGGTTCGCAGCGGCAAAGGCGACAAAGATCGGGTGACAACCTTTCCGCCCAGTTTAAAAGAGCCCCTGCAAGTTCACCTGCGGCGGGTCAAACAGCTTCATGAGAGGGATTTGGCGGACGGGTTCGGCGAGGTGTATCTGCCGCATGCGCTGGCGAGAAAATATCAAAATGCTCCGAGCGAGTGGAAATGGCAGTATGTTTTTCCTGCAAAAAGCCGCTCGAAAGATCCGCGTTCCGACAACGTTCGCCGACACCACCTGATGCCGAGTCCGGTGAACCATGCGATTTCGGTGGCCGTGCGGACGGCGGGGATCAACAAGCGGGTGAGTGCGCACACGCTGCGCCATTCGTTTGCAACGCATTTGCTCCAGCGCGGTACGGATATTCGCACGATTCAGTCACTGCTGGGGCACAAGGATGTGCAGACCACGATGATTTATACGCATGTGCTGCAGCAGGGCGGCAGTGGTGTTGTGAGTCCGCTGGAGGACTTGAAGTAG